The region GATGTATTGCCGGATCCGGTATATAACTCCAAGCTTGTAACCAGATTTATCAACAAAGTTATGTTAGACGGCAAAAAAGGTGTTGCCGAAAACATAGTATATGACGCATTTGAAACCATTCGCGCTAAAACCGGTAAAGATCCGATGGAAGTTTTTGAAACTGCTCTCAAAAACGTTATGCCGGTTCTTGAGGTTCGTGCCCGCCGTGTAGGTGGCGCTAACTACCAAGTGCCTGTTGAAGTACGTCCTGACCGCAAACTGTCGCTCGGCATCCGCTGGCTGGTTAATTATGCCCGCGCTCGCGGTGAAAAGACCATGCACGAGCGTCTTGCTTCAGAATTGATGGATGCTGCCAATAACACCGGCGCTGCAGTTAAAAAGCGTGAAGATACTCACAAAATGGCTGAAGCTAATAAAGCTTTTGCGCATTACCGCTGGTAAAAATTCGAGGTTCGAGGTTCGAAGTTCGATTGGAGGGTTGCGCAAGCAACCCGCTCTTAAATCGAATGCGCGAACAGGCGAATATACGAACCCATAATACTAAGGAGTGAAAATAGTGGCCCGAAAGTTTCCTCTCGAAAAGACGCGGAACATCGGCATCATGGCGCACATAGACGCCGGCAAGACCACTACCACCGAACGCATACTATTTTATACCGGCAGAGTACACAAAATTGGCGAAGTTCATGACGGCGCTGCGACTATGGACTGGATGGTGCAGGAACAAGAAAGAGGTATAACGATTACCTCGGCGGCCACTACAGCCCAGTGGAAGGGGCATCGTATTAACATCATTGACACGCCAGGACACGTGGACTTTACAGTTGAAGTAGAACGTTCGCTAAGGGTACTTGACGGCTCTGTTGCGGTATTTTGTGCCAAAGGCGGCGTAGAACCGCAGTCAGAGACAGTATGGCGTCAGGCTGACAAATATGGCGTTCCTCGTATTGCCTATGTAAACAAAATGGACATCATCGGTGCTGACTTTTACCGGGTTGTCGATATGATGAAAAGCCGTCTTGGTGCTAATGCAGTACCAATTCAACTGCCGATTGGCTTTGAAGACACCTTTAAGGGTTTTGTAGACCTTGTTGAGATGAAAGCGGTTATTTACACCGATGACCTGGGTAAGGTAAGCGAAGCTACCGATATTCCTGAAGACATGATGGAAAACGTTGAATTGTACCGCCAAAACCTTTTAGATGCCGTCGCTGAAAGCGATGATGAGCTGATGATGAAATATCTTGAAGGTGAAGAACTTACCGTCGAGGAAATCAAAGCAGCCATTCGCAAAGCTACCATTGCCTGCAAAATGACACCGGTCCTCTGCGGATCTTCTTATAAAAACAAGGGCGTACAGCCGCTGTTGGACGCAGTTGTTGCTTATATGCCTGCTCCTACTGATATTCCGGCCATTAAGGGTATTAACCCTGATACCGGTGAAGAAGACGAGCGTAAAGCTGATGATAGTCTGCCGTTCTCGGCGTTAGCATTTAAAATCATGGCTGACCCCTATGTCGGCAAATTAGCCTTCTTCAGGGTATACTCCGGTCAACTGTCTTCCGGTTCCTATGTGTATAACTCCACTAAAGGCAAACGGGAGCGCATCGGGCGGATTCTTCAAATGCATGCCAATCACCGGGAAGAAATTGAAGAGGTTTACACCGGCGACATTGCCGCTGCGGTAGGTCTCAAAGATACCACTACCGGTGACACGCTGTGTGATGACAAAAACGTTATTATCCTGGAATCCATGGTCTTCCCTGAGCCGGTTATCCACATAGCTGTTGAGCCTAAGACCAAAGCTGACCAAGAAAAAATGGGCGCCGCGCTCAGCAGGCTTTCGGAAGAAGACCCTACCTTCAGAATGCACACTGACCCGGAAACCGGACAGACCATTATCTCAGGTATGGGCGAACTGCATCTTGAGATTATCGTTGACAGGATGCTCCGGGAATTCAAGGTAGAATGCAATGTGGGCAAACCTCAGGTTGCTTACCGCGAAACCATCCGTAAAGCTGTTAAAGCCGAAGGTAAATTTGTTCGACAATCCGGCGGTCGTGGTCAATACGGTCACTGCTGGCTGGAAATTGAACCCTTAGAACCCGGTCAAGGCTTTATTTTTGAAAATAAAGTTGTTGGCGGCGCTATTCCGAAAGAATACATCGCCCCGGTTGAAGCCGGTGTTAAAGAAGCCATGGAATCTGGCGTATTGGCCGGATATCCGGTGGTTGACGTCAAGGTAACCGTGTATGACGGTTCATATCATGATGTAGACTCCTCAGAGATGGCCTTCAAAATCGCTGGTTCAATGGGCTTTAAAGCTGGTGCGGCCAAAGCCAATCCGGTCATTCTTGAACCTTATATGAAGGTTGAAGTTGTTGTCCCTGAAGAGTACATGGGCGATGTTATCGGCGACTTGAACTCTCGCCGGGGGCGCATCGAGGGTATGGAAGCGCGTGCCGGTGCTCAATCCATAAAAGCGTTTGTACCGCTTTCCGAGATGTTCGGCTACGCAACCGACCTGCGTTCAAAGACCCAAGGTCGCGGCAACTATTCAATGGAATTTGACCATTATGAAGAAGTGCCGAAAAACATCGCTGAAGCTATTTCAGCGAAACACAAAGGTGCATAACCCGCTACTTACATTGCTTACCTAAATTTTAAGTAATAAACTTAGGAGGTAACACTCAATGGCTAAGAAAAAGTTTGAAAGAAACAAACCGCACGTTAACATTGGAACCATCGGTCACGTTGACCATGGCAAAACTTCACTGACAGCTGCTATCACCCTGACCCTCTCCAAACACGGCGGCGCCGAGTTCATGGCGTATGACCAAATCGACAAAGCGCCGGAAGAAAGAGAGCGCGGTATTACCATCAACACCGCTCACGTTGAGTATGAAACCGAAAAGCGTCACTATGCGCACGTTGACTGCCCGGGCCACGCTGACTACGTTAAAAACATGATCACCGGCGCCGCCCAGATGGACGGTGCAATTCTGGTAGTATCGGCTGCTGACGGCCCTATGCCGCAAACCCGTGAACATATCCTGCTGTCCCGCCAAGTAGGCGTACCGGCCATGGTTGTCTTTTTAAACAAAGCTGACCTGGTTGATGACGCTGAACTTATGGAACTGGTAGAAATGGAAGTTCGTGAACTGTTATCCAGCTACGAATTCCCGGGTGACGACATCCCGGTAGTATCCGGTTCTGCCGTTCAAGCCTTAAACTGCGGCTGCGCTAAACGGGAATGCCAATGGTGCGGCAAAATCCATGAACTGATGGACAAAGTTGACGAATACATTCCGACTCCGGAACGTGATACCGACAAAACCTTCCTGATGCCGGTAGAAGACGTATTTACCATTACCGGTCGTGGAACAGTTGCTACCGGCCGTGTGGAGCGCGGCGTAGTAAAAGTCGGGGATACCGTTGAAATCGTAGGTATGACGGAAAAACCGAAATCCACGGTAGTAACCGGCGTAGAAATGTTCCGCAAGCTGTTAGACCAAGCAGTGGCCGGCGACAACATCGGCGCCCTGCTCCGTGGTGTAGAGCGTAAAGAAATCGAGCGCGGTCAAGTATTGGCAAAGCCTGGTACAATAAAACCGCACACCAAATTCAAATCCGAAGTATACGTACTGTCCAAAGAAGAAGGCGGCCGTCACACCCCGTTTTTTAACGGCTACCGTCCGCAGTTCTACTTCCGGACAACCGACGTAACGGGTGTAGTTAGCCTGCCGGAAGGCGTAGAAATGGTAATGCCTGGCGATAACATCCAAATGAACATTGAGCTTATCACTCCGATAGCCATCGAAGAAGGCCTGCGGTTTGCTATCCGTGAAGGCGGCCGTACTGTGGGCGCCGGTGTTGTAACCGCTGTTGTTGAGTAATAAAGCTTTGTAACATAATATCTGGCAAGGGCGGCTGGTGCCGCCTTTTGCCAGGATATTGACCGGCGATGACGTGGAAGGTGGCCCGCACGCGCGGGGAAATTTCCACCGAGAATGTCCGTTCAGAGAAACTGGGCGATAAGGAGGAATAAATAAATGGCTAAACAGCAAAAAATCAGAATTCGCCTCAAGGCGTACGACCACAAGGCGCTTGATCAAAGTGCGGCTAAAATCGTTGAAACCGCAAAACGTACCGGCGCTATGGTTTCTGGCCCTATTCCGCTTCCTACAGAGAAAAATATCTTCACTATTTTGCGTTCACCCCATGTCAACAAAGACTCCCGCGAGCAATTTGAAATGCGGACCCACAAGCGTCTTATTGACATTCTGGAGCCGACCCCCAAGACGGTAGATGCTTTGATGCGTCTTGACTTGCCGGCCGGTGTGGACATTGAAATCAAGCTGTAGGAGGAGGTGCGAACATGGCTAAAGGAATTTTAGGGAAAAAACTGGGTATGACTCAAATTTTTACGGCTGAGGGCAAAGTAATTCCGGTTACTGTTATTGAAGCCGGCCCCAACGTCGTAGTGCAAAACAAGACAGTTGAAAATGATGGCTACAATGCAGTGCAGCTCGGGTTTGGCGCTGTCAAAGAAAAACATGTTAATAAGCCGATGAAGGGTCATTTTGCAAAGGCCAACGTCAAACCGGTAAAATTTATCCGTGAGTTGCGTCTGCCTGGAGCCTCTGAATATACAGTTGGTCAAGTACTGAATGCAGATGTTTTCAGCGAAGGTGAACTTGTTGATGTAACAGGTACTTCGAAAGGCAAAGGATTTGCCGGCGGCATCAAACGGCACAACTTCAAACGCGGACCTATGGCCCATGGTTCCAAGTCTCACCGTGAACCTGGCACCATTGGCTCCCGGATGAGCGGTGGCGGTGGTAAAGTATTTAAAGGTAAAAAACTTCCAGGCCGTATGGGCGGACAGAAAGTGACTGTACAACGTCTGCAAGTAGTCCGCGTGGATGTTCCGCGTAATCTTATCCTGATTAAGGGTGCCATTCCCGGAGCGAAAGGCAGTTTGGTAATGGTTAGAAATACAGTAAAACCTAATAAGTAATCGCAACTTTGCGGTTTAGGTAAAACCGCAGGTTGCGAGCATCGAAAGGAGGATGTGCTATATGCCGAAAGTGGCAGTATATGATATGACCGGTGCTCAAACCGGTGAAATCGAACTTAATGATAGCGTATTTGGTGTAGAAGTAAATGAAGCCGTTGTTCACCAGGCAGTTGTAATGCAACTGGCCAGCCAGCGCCAAGGTACCCATGCGACCAAGACAAGAGCTATGGTTCGTGGTGGCGGTAGAAAACCCTGGAAACAAAAAGGTACCGGCCGGGCAAGAGCCGGCAGCATCCGTTCCCCATTATGGGTAGGTGGCGGCACCGTATTTGGTCCTACTCCCCGCAGCTACAAATTCAGCATGCCCCGCAAAGCCCGCCGTCTGGCGCTTAAGTCAGCACTGACTGCTAAAGTTAACGATGGTGGCTTGCTGGTTGTCGAAGATATCAGCTTTGCTCAACCTAAAACCAAAGATGTAGTAAAATTCCTCGGTAATTTTGAGGCCCAAGACGCGAAAGCCCTCATCATCACCGCCGAGAATAACGAGAATGTTGAAAAATCATCACGCAACATTCCCGGTGTAAAAGCCATTAGTTCGCTTGGACTTAACGTTTATGACCTTCTGTACCATGATAAGGTGCTGGTAACCAAAGATGCAGTCGCAAAGATTGAGGAGGTGCTGGCATAATGGCAAACCCGCGCGACATACTCCTGCGGCCGTATATCACTGAGAAAACCACCAGTATGATGGCTGACAACAAATACACCTTTATTGTGCCGCTTGCAGCCAATAAAATTGAAATTCGTCAGGCTGTTGAACAAATCTTTAAAGTAAAAGTTCTAGACGTCAATACCATCCGGGTAATAGGCAAGACCAAACGTATGGGCAAGCATATCGGCAAGCGTCCGGATTTCAAAAAAGCCATTGTTAAACTGGCTCCCGGCGAACGCATTGAATTCTTTGAAGGTGTCTAATTAATTTTGCTAAAAAGGAGGGGCACACATGCCAGTTAAAAGTTTTAAACCATACGCTCCTGGCAGAAGATTTATGACGGTAGCCGATTTTTCGGATATTACCGCAGATCGTCCCGAGCGTTCTTTGACCGAGCGTTTGCAAAAACACGCCGGCCGTAACCAGCAAGGTCGTTTGACTGTCCGGCATCAAGGCGGCGGGCATAAACGTCTGTACCGCATTATTGATTTTAAACGCAATAAAGACGGTATTCCTGCAAAAGTTGCTACCATTGAATATGATCCTAACCGTTCAGCCCGGATTGCCCTCTTAAACTATGCTGACGGTGAAAAACGTTATATCCTTGCTCCGAACGGCTTAAAAGTCGGCGACACCATTATGAGCGGTCCGGAAGCTGACATCAAGGTAGGTAACGCTTTGCCTATGAAGAATATTCCGGTGGGCACTCTCTTGCATAATATTGAGATGAAAATTGGCAAAGGCGGTCAAATGGTCCGTTCAGCCGGTGCTGCCGCGCAACTTATGGCGAAAGAAGGCAACTATGCTCTTCTGCGTCTGCCGTCAGGCGAACTCCGGAAAGTTCATATCAACTGTCGGGCTACTATTGGTCAGGTAGGTAACCTTGAACATGAAAACATTACCATTGGTAAAGCCGGTCGTTCGCGTTGGCTGGGTATTCGTCCTGCTAACCGCGGCGTAGCTATGAACCCGATCGACCATCCGCATGGCGGTGGCGAAGGTCGTTCGCCTGTTGGCCGCAAGCACCCGGTTACTCCGTGGGGTAAATGCGCTATGGGTACTAAAACCCGTAAACGCAAAGCTTCTGACAAGTTGATAGTTAAGAGACGTAAGTAGTCGGTAAGTCGATAAGTCGAGGTTCGAAGTTCGCAAGGGCTAACGCGAACGAAGCGAACCCCGCGAACGCAAGCGAACACACGAAAGGAGGCTATTTAGGTGTCAAGATCAGTAAAAAAAGGACCTTATGTGCATGAAAGCTTGATGAAAAAGATTGATGCGCTTAATGCCAAAAATGATAAAAAAGTGATTAAAACCTGGTCGCGCAGTTCAACAATCCTGCCTGCTTTTGTCGGGCATACCATTGCTGTTCACGACGGTCGCAAGCACGTACCGGTATATATTACCGAAGACATGGTTGGACACAAGCTTGGCGAATTTGCGCCGACCCGGACTTATAAAGGTCACAGCGGTTCAGAACGGGCTACTGGGGTAAAGTAAACTACTCTTAGCAAAATCCGGGGATTACAGCCGGAAGGGGGTTAAATAATGGAAGCTAAAGCAATTGCCAGACACATCCGCATTGCTCCCCGCAAAATCCGCATTGTTATCGACTTAATTCGCGGCAAGAACGTGGGCGAGGCTTTTGCAATTTTAAAACATACTCCGAAAGTCGGAGCTGAAGTTGTGGAAAAGGTACTCAAATCAGCTGTTGCCAATGCTGGAAACAACTACGACATGAATACCGATGCACTGTATGTTTCACAGGCATTTGTTGACCAAGGTCCAACTTTAAAGCGCATTCATCCGCGTTCACGCGGCCAGGCCTTCAAGATTTTAAAGCGTACCAGTCATGTGACACTGGTTGTGAAAGAAAGATAAGCTAGGACGAAGGAGGGAAATTTAGTGGGTCAAAAAGTTAATCCGCATGGTCTTCGCCTTGGCATTATCAAAACTTGGGATGCAAAATGGTATGCCGACAAAGATTATGCTAAAAACCTGCATGAAGATATCAAAATCCGTGATATGCTGAAAGAAAAACTTTACACTTCCAATGTGTCGCAAATTATTATTGAACGTGCGGCAAATCGGGTGAAAGTTACTATTCATACCGCAAAGCCCGGTATGGTTATCGGTCGCGGCGGCAGCGGCATCGAAACCATTAAGAAATGGCTGAAAGACCTTACCGGCAAAAATATTGATGTTAACATTGCCGAGATTAAGCAAGCCGAACTTGATGCCACTTTAGTTGCTGAAAATATTGCCGCTCAGCTCGAAAAGCGTGTTGCGTTCCGCCGGGCTATGAAGCAGGCAGTAACTCGTACTATGCGTATGGGGGCAAAAGGTATTAAAGTAATGGTTGGCGGACGCTTAGGCGGTGCTGAAATTGCCCGCAGCGAAAGCTACCGTGAAGGCAGCATTCCTCTGCATACACTGCGTGCCGACATTGATTATGGTACTGCAGAAGCTCATACCACCTATGGCCGTATCGGCGTAAAAGTTTGGATTTACAAAGGCGAAGTTCTGCCTGAAGCCAAAAAGACTGTTGTCGCCGCTGCCGCTACTGAAGGGGGCGAACAATAATGCTTATTCCAAAAAGAGTAAAGCACCGCAAACAATTCCGCGGCCGTATGACCGGTAAAGCCAATAAAGGCAATACTGTGTCCCACGGCGAATTCGGACTTGTTGCTCTTGAACCGGCATGGATTACCAACCGTCAAATCGAGGCAGCCCGTATCGCCATGACCCGTTATATTAAACGTGGTGGTAAAGTATGGATTAAGATATTCCCTGATAAGCCGATTACTGCTAAACCGGCTGAAACCCGCATGGGTAGCGGTAAAGGTTCACCTGAATATTGGGTAGCCGTAGTTAAGCCTGGCCGTGTGATGTTTGAAATGGACGGCGTGGCTGAAGAAGTAGCCCGTGAAGCTATGCGTCTGGCAGCACACAAACTGCCTATTAAAACCAAATTCGTTAAGCGGGAGGATACCGCTCATTTGGATATGGACGCACCGGGCGTCAATGCTAAAGTGGGTGGTGAAGCAAATGAAGGCTAAAGATATCCGCGAAATGACTGCAGCCGAACTTGATCAAAAACTGAACAAGTTGAAAGAAGAACTGTTCAACCTGCGGTTCCAACACGCTACCGGCCAATTGGATAACCCCATGCGGATTCCTGCCGTCAAGAAAACAATTGCCCGCATCAAAACCGTTCAGCGTCAACGTGAACTTAAAGCCCAGTAACTTTTGGGCCCAATGTTAATGAGTGAAGGGAGGCAATGTAAAAGTGACCGTTGAAAGAAACGAGCGCAAGGTTCGTATTGGCAAAGTAGTAAGCGACAAAATGGAAAAAACAGTAGTCGTAGCCGTTGAACGTTTAGTACGGCACCCACTGTACCATAAATCTGTTAAACAAACAGTAAAATTCAAAGCTCATGACGAGAATAACGAAAGCCATATCGGCGATACCGTAAAAATTATGGAAACCCGACCGCTGTCCAAAGAAAAACGCTGGCGCGTGGTAGAAGTTATTGAGAGAGCAAAATAGATATAATCAAAACGCCAAGTAAGCTTCTAAGCTCAACTGCACTAACCGCAGCGAGCTTCACGAGGAAGGAGGATAAGCACTATGATTCAACAGCAGACCATCCTGAATGTTGCTGACAATACCGGCGCTAAACAAATTATGTGCATCCGCGTATTGGGTGGCTCATACCGCCGCTATGCCAACATTGGCGATGTCATTGTTGCATCCGTAAAAGACGCTACACCCGGTGGCGTTGTCAAGAAAGGCGATGTAGTTAAAGCCGTTGTTGTTCGTTCAAACAAGGGACTGCGCCGCCCGGACGGTTCATACATCCGGTTTGATGAAAACGCCGCAGTTGTTATTAAAGAAGATAAAAGCCCGAGAGGTACACGGATATTTGGACCAGTAGCCCGCGAGCTCAGGGACAAAGATTTCATGAAAATTATCTCACTGGCACCGGAAGTTATCTAGATTAAGGAGGTGTCCTTAAGTGTCCGAAGCCCAAAAATTGCATGTTAAAAAAGGCGACAAAGTCGTCGTACTGTCAGGCAAAGACAAAGGCAAACAAGGCAAAATCGTGGAAGCTCTGCCGAAAAAAGGCAAAGTAGTGGTAGAAGGAGTAAATAAAGTAAAGCGCCATACCAAGCCGAGCCCCAAAGCTCCTCAAGGTGGCATTATGGTAAAAGAAGCTCCTATTGCTTCCTCCAAAGTAATGCTGGTATGTCCGGCATGTGATAAACCTACCCGCATTAAAAAATCCCAGTTGGCCAGCGGTTCGTTCGCCCGTGCCTGCAAAAAATGCGGCGAAGTTATTGATAAGGATAAGTAACACCATTCTTTCCTGAAAGGAGGTTAACTCATGGCTACAAGACTTAAAGAAAAATATATAAATGAAGTAGCTCAAGCTATGATGCAGAAGTTTGGCTACAAAAACGTCATGGAAATTCCCAAAGTCGAGAAAGTGGTTATCAATATGGGTGTTGGCGAAGCAGTAGGCAATCCTAAAGTTCTCGATGCGGCTGTAAATGATATGACTTTAATCGCCGGGCAAAAACCGGTAGTAACCAGAGCAAAAAAATCCATTGCAGCTTTTAAAATCCGCGCGGGTATGCCAATCGGCGCCAAAGTAACCTTGCGTGGAGAACGGATGTATCAGTTCCTTGATAAACTGTTCAATATCTCTTTACCCCGGGTGCGCGACTTCCGCGGTGTAAGTCCGAAAGCCTTCGACGGTCGCGGTAACTACACCCTCGGTGTTAAAGAACAACTGATTTTTCCGGAGATTGAATACGATAAAGTAGACAAAATCCGCGGTATGGATATTATTATTGTTACCACTGCCAAGACTGATGAAGAAGCACGCGAACTCTTAAGACTGATGGGCATGCCCTTCAGCGCCTAGCACCTGGACGTTACTGAACAGTTTCAAGCTGAACAGGGAACAGTAAGAAAAGGAGGGAATTCGGTGGCCAAGAAGGCTTTAATTGAAAAATGGAAAAGAGAGCCTAAATTTAAAGTGCGTAAGTACAACCGCTGCAAAATCTGCGGCCGGCCGCACGGATATATGCGTAAATTTGAGATGTGCCGGATTTGTTTCCGGGAACTGAGCTACAAAGGCGCCATTCCTGGAGTAAACAAGGCAAGCTGGTAGTGCAGCAATATATAGGAAGGGGGTTCTAACACATGGTAATGACCGATCCGATTGCCGATATGCTTACACGCATTCGCAATGCTAACTCGGTTTATCACGATAAAGTCGAAATTCCGGCATCGAAAATCAAGCAAGCCGTAGTACAAATCCTGAAAGACGAAGGTTTTATCAGAGACTACGACATGATTGAAGATGGCAAGCAGGGAATGCTTCGCGTCAGTTTAAAATATGGCCCAAATCGCGAAAAAGTAATTACTGGGATTAAGCGCATTTCTAAGCCAGGTCTTCGCGTTTACGCTAAGAAAGAGCAGTTGCCGCGCGTACTGGGCGGCCTTGGAATTGCGATTATCTCGACATCCAAAGGCATCATGACCGATAAAGCTGCTCGCAAAGAAGGTCTGGGCGGCGAAGTAATCGCATATGTTTGGTAGTCTAGTGATACAGGAGGTGCAATATGTCTAGAATTGGTAGGAGTCCCATCACTGTTCCTGCTGGCGTTACCGTAACCATCGGCAATGACAACGTAGTAACAGTTAAAGGCCCTAAGGGCGAGCTGACCCGCAAGCTCCATAAAGATATGATTATCGAAATGGAAGGCAATGTTATTCACGTCAAGCGGCCTACAGATAATAAAGAACACCGTTCGCTCCACGGTTTGACCCGGACTTTAGTAAGCAACATGGTAACAGGTGTAACGCAAGGTTTCTCCAAGACATTAGAGATTGCCGGCGTTGGTTATCGTGCCGCTAAATCCGGTCAAAAACTGGCACTTACCTTAGGCTTCTCGCATCCTTTGGAAGTGGAGCCGCCTAAAGGTATCACCATTGATGTTCCTCAGCCCAACCGAATTGTTATTTCCGGTATTGACAAAGAAGTGGTTGGTGCGCTTGCTGCTAAAATCCGCGGCTATCGCGAACCAGAACCGTATAAAGGCAAAGGCATCAAATACGAAGGGGAAGTTATCCGCCGCAAAGTCGGTAAAGCCGGCGGTAAAGGCAAGAAATAAACTCATAAA is a window of Sporomusaceae bacterium ACPt DNA encoding:
- the rpsG gene encoding 30S ribosomal protein S7, yielding MPRKGPVPKRDVLPDPVYNSKLVTRFINKVMLDGKKGVAENIVYDAFETIRAKTGKDPMEVFETALKNVMPVLEVRARRVGGANYQVPVEVRPDRKLSLGIRWLVNYARARGEKTMHERLASELMDAANNTGAAVKKREDTHKMAEANKAFAHYRW
- the fusA_1 gene encoding Elongation factor G, with protein sequence MARKFPLEKTRNIGIMAHIDAGKTTTTERILFYTGRVHKIGEVHDGAATMDWMVQEQERGITITSAATTAQWKGHRINIIDTPGHVDFTVEVERSLRVLDGSVAVFCAKGGVEPQSETVWRQADKYGVPRIAYVNKMDIIGADFYRVVDMMKSRLGANAVPIQLPIGFEDTFKGFVDLVEMKAVIYTDDLGKVSEATDIPEDMMENVELYRQNLLDAVAESDDELMMKYLEGEELTVEEIKAAIRKATIACKMTPVLCGSSYKNKGVQPLLDAVVAYMPAPTDIPAIKGINPDTGEEDERKADDSLPFSALAFKIMADPYVGKLAFFRVYSGQLSSGSYVYNSTKGKRERIGRILQMHANHREEIEEVYTGDIAAAVGLKDTTTGDTLCDDKNVIILESMVFPEPVIHIAVEPKTKADQEKMGAALSRLSEEDPTFRMHTDPETGQTIISGMGELHLEIIVDRMLREFKVECNVGKPQVAYRETIRKAVKAEGKFVRQSGGRGQYGHCWLEIEPLEPGQGFIFENKVVGGAIPKEYIAPVEAGVKEAMESGVLAGYPVVDVKVTVYDGSYHDVDSSEMAFKIAGSMGFKAGAAKANPVILEPYMKVEVVVPEEYMGDVIGDLNSRRGRIEGMEARAGAQSIKAFVPLSEMFGYATDLRSKTQGRGNYSMEFDHYEEVPKNIAEAISAKHKGA
- the tuf_2 gene encoding Elongation factor Tu — its product is MAKKKFERNKPHVNIGTIGHVDHGKTSLTAAITLTLSKHGGAEFMAYDQIDKAPEERERGITINTAHVEYETEKRHYAHVDCPGHADYVKNMITGAAQMDGAILVVSAADGPMPQTREHILLSRQVGVPAMVVFLNKADLVDDAELMELVEMEVRELLSSYEFPGDDIPVVSGSAVQALNCGCAKRECQWCGKIHELMDKVDEYIPTPERDTDKTFLMPVEDVFTITGRGTVATGRVERGVVKVGDTVEIVGMTEKPKSTVVTGVEMFRKLLDQAVAGDNIGALLRGVERKEIERGQVLAKPGTIKPHTKFKSEVYVLSKEEGGRHTPFFNGYRPQFYFRTTDVTGVVSLPEGVEMVMPGDNIQMNIELITPIAIEEGLRFAIREGGRTVGAGVVTAVVE
- the rpsJ gene encoding 30S ribosomal protein S10 → MAKQQKIRIRLKAYDHKALDQSAAKIVETAKRTGAMVSGPIPLPTEKNIFTILRSPHVNKDSREQFEMRTHKRLIDILEPTPKTVDALMRLDLPAGVDIEIKL
- the rplC gene encoding 50S ribosomal protein L3, with protein sequence MAKGILGKKLGMTQIFTAEGKVIPVTVIEAGPNVVVQNKTVENDGYNAVQLGFGAVKEKHVNKPMKGHFAKANVKPVKFIRELRLPGASEYTVGQVLNADVFSEGELVDVTGTSKGKGFAGGIKRHNFKRGPMAHGSKSHREPGTIGSRMSGGGGKVFKGKKLPGRMGGQKVTVQRLQVVRVDVPRNLILIKGAIPGAKGSLVMVRNTVKPNK
- the rplD gene encoding 50S ribosomal protein L4 — encoded protein: MPKVAVYDMTGAQTGEIELNDSVFGVEVNEAVVHQAVVMQLASQRQGTHATKTRAMVRGGGRKPWKQKGTGRARAGSIRSPLWVGGGTVFGPTPRSYKFSMPRKARRLALKSALTAKVNDGGLLVVEDISFAQPKTKDVVKFLGNFEAQDAKALIITAENNENVEKSSRNIPGVKAISSLGLNVYDLLYHDKVLVTKDAVAKIEEVLA
- the rplW gene encoding 50S ribosomal protein L23, producing the protein MANPRDILLRPYITEKTTSMMADNKYTFIVPLAANKIEIRQAVEQIFKVKVLDVNTIRVIGKTKRMGKHIGKRPDFKKAIVKLAPGERIEFFEGV
- the rplB gene encoding 50S ribosomal protein L2, whose product is MPVKSFKPYAPGRRFMTVADFSDITADRPERSLTERLQKHAGRNQQGRLTVRHQGGGHKRLYRIIDFKRNKDGIPAKVATIEYDPNRSARIALLNYADGEKRYILAPNGLKVGDTIMSGPEADIKVGNALPMKNIPVGTLLHNIEMKIGKGGQMVRSAGAAAQLMAKEGNYALLRLPSGELRKVHINCRATIGQVGNLEHENITIGKAGRSRWLGIRPANRGVAMNPIDHPHGGGEGRSPVGRKHPVTPWGKCAMGTKTRKRKASDKLIVKRRK
- the rpsS gene encoding 30S ribosomal protein S19, whose product is MSRSVKKGPYVHESLMKKIDALNAKNDKKVIKTWSRSSTILPAFVGHTIAVHDGRKHVPVYITEDMVGHKLGEFAPTRTYKGHSGSERATGVK
- the rplV gene encoding 50S ribosomal protein L22 encodes the protein MEAKAIARHIRIAPRKIRIVIDLIRGKNVGEAFAILKHTPKVGAEVVEKVLKSAVANAGNNYDMNTDALYVSQAFVDQGPTLKRIHPRSRGQAFKILKRTSHVTLVVKER
- the rpsC gene encoding 30S ribosomal protein S3 produces the protein MGQKVNPHGLRLGIIKTWDAKWYADKDYAKNLHEDIKIRDMLKEKLYTSNVSQIIIERAANRVKVTIHTAKPGMVIGRGGSGIETIKKWLKDLTGKNIDVNIAEIKQAELDATLVAENIAAQLEKRVAFRRAMKQAVTRTMRMGAKGIKVMVGGRLGGAEIARSESYREGSIPLHTLRADIDYGTAEAHTTYGRIGVKVWIYKGEVLPEAKKTVVAAAATEGGEQ
- the rplP gene encoding 50S ribosomal protein L16, which gives rise to MLIPKRVKHRKQFRGRMTGKANKGNTVSHGEFGLVALEPAWITNRQIEAARIAMTRYIKRGGKVWIKIFPDKPITAKPAETRMGSGKGSPEYWVAVVKPGRVMFEMDGVAEEVAREAMRLAAHKLPIKTKFVKREDTAHLDMDAPGVNAKVGGEANEG
- the rpmC gene encoding 50S ribosomal protein L29; amino-acid sequence: MKAKDIREMTAAELDQKLNKLKEELFNLRFQHATGQLDNPMRIPAVKKTIARIKTVQRQRELKAQ
- the rpsQ gene encoding 30S ribosomal protein S17 — protein: MTVERNERKVRIGKVVSDKMEKTVVVAVERLVRHPLYHKSVKQTVKFKAHDENNESHIGDTVKIMETRPLSKEKRWRVVEVIERAK
- the rplN gene encoding 50S ribosomal protein L14, translated to MIQQQTILNVADNTGAKQIMCIRVLGGSYRRYANIGDVIVASVKDATPGGVVKKGDVVKAVVVRSNKGLRRPDGSYIRFDENAAVVIKEDKSPRGTRIFGPVARELRDKDFMKIISLAPEVI